The nucleotide sequence GGCGATGTCGTAAACGTGGCTGGCGAGGTGGTTGCGCAGGCCCTCCTGACCGATAAACGTGCGCAGCTTGATGTCTTTGGAGATGACCTTTTCCGAACGCGGCCAATTGCGCAAAATCAGGTTGTCGAGGTGCTCCTCCGTGAGCTCGCCCGCTTGGGAGGCGCGTAGAATCTCGTCTTTCACCTCCGTGCGCCGACGCTCGCGCAGGGCCGAGACGAGCCCGTAGTAGGCGATCTCGGCGGTGTTGGGAATGAAGCTGAACACCGAGTCGCCCCAATTGTGGTCGACCGACTCGATGACTTGGTCGGCGAGCCGCGCTCCGAGGGCTTTGCGCTCGCGGTAGATGTCGATGTCATTGCCGCGGGAAAAGTAGATGCGCTCGAACGAGCACGACGTGCGCGGCAGCGGCTCACGGAACGGCTTCGACGTCACCTCCCCGTTCTTCTTGATGACCATGACGTGACCGGGCGTCATTTCCTCGACGGTTTCGAGCTCCGCGTCGAAGACGGTCATGAGCGGAGCTCGCTCGGACGCGACGGCGAAAACTTCGTCGTCCTCGTAATAAAACGCCGGCCGGATGCCCGAGGGATCGCGCACAATGAAGGCGTCGCCATTGCCCACCGCCCCGGCGAGCACGTAACCGCCGTCCCACTTTTCGCCCGCGCGACTAATGACGCGGTGCAGGTCGAGGTCGCGGCTGATTTGGGCGGAAATCTCGCGCCCGGGCAGTTTCTTGGCGCGTAAGTCGCGGTAAATATCTTCGTGTTCCTCATCGAGGAAGAAGCCGACTTTTTCCAACAACGCCTGGGTATCGGTGGCGAAAATCGGGTGCTGGCCCATCGCGATCAGGTTGCGATTCAACTCGGATGTGTTGGTAAGGTTGAAATTGCCGCACAACGCGAGATTACGGGTCGGCCACGGGCTGCGCCGGAAAAACGGATGGCACGAGCTCATGTTATAACCCCCGCTGGTGCCGTAGCGCAAATGGCCCAGCAGCAGTTCGCCGCCAAAATCGAACTGCTCCTTCACCGTCTTGGCGAACTCGGGATGGGCGTCGCCCTTATCGACGAGCTTGTTGTATTCCCCCAGCAGGCGCTTGAAAATCTTGGCCAACGGATCGGACTTCACGCACCGTTCCCGAAACATAAACGGCTC is from Synoicihabitans lomoniglobus and encodes:
- a CDS encoding amidophosphoribosyltransferase, which gives rise to MSDKLTHECGIAMVRLKQPLQYYQEKYGTPLWGFTKLFLLMEKQHNRGQDGAGVACVKHDVPAGEPFMFRERCVKSDPLAKIFKRLLGEYNKLVDKGDAHPEFAKTVKEQFDFGGELLLGHLRYGTSGGYNMSSCHPFFRRSPWPTRNLALCGNFNLTNTSELNRNLIAMGQHPIFATDTQALLEKVGFFLDEEHEDIYRDLRAKKLPGREISAQISRDLDLHRVISRAGEKWDGGYVLAGAVGNGDAFIVRDPSGIRPAFYYEDDEVFAVASERAPLMTVFDAELETVEEMTPGHVMVIKKNGEVTSKPFREPLPRTSCSFERIYFSRGNDIDIYRERKALGARLADQVIESVDHNWGDSVFSFIPNTAEIAYYGLVSALRERRRTEVKDEILRASQAGELTEEHLDNLILRNWPRSEKVISKDIKLRTFIGQEGLRNHLASHVYDIAYGSVVAGKDNLVCVDDSIVRGTTLRKSILRILTRLNPRKIIVVSTAPQIRYPDCYGIDMSEIGKFIAFEAAVLLIKETGQEELLADVYRLCREAVAKGESVNHVKKIYDRFTPEEISARISRIVYPTNVDWAGDVEVIYQTVENLHAAVPNHSGDWYFTGNFPTAGGYRVVNQAYINYFEKSTARSY